The following proteins are encoded in a genomic region of Enterocloster clostridioformis:
- a CDS encoding BTAD domain-containing putative transcriptional regulator, whose translation MNASIIEDKPIIYIKTLGGFSLRVGDKEITDNSNQSKKPWCLLEYLVVFQKKSISPGELINIVWADDPGVNPGGALKTLMFRSRRLLEPLGIPPQKLLVQQRGSYCWTQDYSSVLDIDQFESICTRVLNQDMDEAEALKLCLEGLELYKGDFLPKSEYESWVIPISTYYHSLYQKLVYKTVELLTKKEDFSRITSICQTAVGIEPFDEGFHYHLVYSLYRDGHTSQAIEEYNHTLDLFYNEFSISPSDHFKDLYKSIRSKEQGINTNLDSIQETLKEEASGGAFYCEYPVFHDLFQLERRAIERTGDSIYLCLLTIGDLDGRVPKTTVLNKAMEHLNHAIRDSLRCSDVYTRYSISQYIILLPTVTMEKGEMVMKRILSNFRKLCSRRELIVDYKLQPVLPWKRSPAGLRE comes from the coding sequence ATGAATGCATCCATTATAGAAGATAAACCTATTATTTATATAAAAACCCTGGGCGGATTTTCCCTCAGGGTTGGCGATAAAGAGATAACCGACAACAGCAACCAGTCAAAAAAACCCTGGTGTCTCCTGGAGTATCTGGTGGTATTCCAGAAGAAATCCATCAGTCCCGGTGAACTTATCAACATCGTATGGGCCGACGACCCCGGCGTCAACCCGGGCGGCGCCCTGAAAACCCTGATGTTCCGCAGCCGCAGGCTGCTGGAGCCCCTGGGGATTCCTCCCCAGAAGCTGTTAGTCCAGCAGAGAGGTTCCTATTGCTGGACGCAGGACTATTCATCCGTCCTTGACATTGACCAGTTTGAGTCCATCTGTACCCGGGTCCTGAATCAGGACATGGATGAGGCTGAAGCCCTTAAGCTTTGCCTTGAGGGACTGGAGCTGTACAAGGGGGATTTTCTTCCCAAATCCGAATACGAATCCTGGGTTATCCCCATCAGTACATATTACCATTCCCTGTACCAGAAGCTGGTCTATAAGACGGTGGAGCTGCTTACCAAAAAGGAGGACTTCTCCAGGATAACCTCTATCTGCCAGACAGCAGTGGGGATAGAGCCCTTTGACGAAGGATTCCACTATCACCTGGTATACTCCCTCTACCGGGACGGCCACACCAGCCAGGCCATTGAAGAATACAACCATACACTGGACCTGTTTTATAACGAATTCTCCATCTCTCCGTCGGACCATTTTAAGGATTTATACAAGTCCATCCGCAGCAAGGAGCAGGGTATCAACACTAACCTGGATTCCATCCAGGAGACACTTAAGGAGGAAGCCTCAGGAGGGGCATTTTACTGCGAATATCCTGTATTTCACGACCTGTTCCAGCTGGAACGCAGAGCCATTGAGCGCACCGGCGATTCCATCTATCTGTGTCTCCTGACCATCGGTGACCTGGACGGACGGGTTCCCAAGACAACGGTCCTTAACAAGGCTATGGAGCATCTGAACCACGCCATCCGTGACTCCCTTCGTTGCAGCGACGTGTACACCCGTTACAGCATCAGCCAGTACATCATCCTCCTTCCCACCGTGACCATGGAAAAGGGTGAGATGGTCATGAAGCGGATACTGAGCAATTTCCGCAAGCTCTGCAGCCGCAGGGAACTGATTGTGGATTACAAGCTTCAGCCGGTGCTTCCCTGGAAGCGCTCTCCGGCAGGCCTTCGGGAATAA
- a CDS encoding MATE family efflux transporter: MAANVTKDMTEGSPVKLILGFFIPMLCGLLFQQLYNMADTIIVGKCLGVKALAAVGSTGSINFMIIGFCLGVCSGFAIPVAQKFGEKNEKALRRFVANSAWLAVLFSAVMTVAVCLLCRNILELMQTPEDIIDGAYSYIFVIFLGIPATYLYNLLSCTIRSLGDSTTPLIFLVFSSVVNVALDFFTILVLKMGVSGAAWATITAQAVSGILCLFYMRKKFDILKMNDDEWRPDAHYMKILCNMGIPMGLQYSITAIGSVILQTAVNSLGSMAVAAVTAGSKISMFFCCPFDALGSTMATYGGQNVGARKLDRIDQGLKAGAVMGCVYAVIAFAVLCIFGQWIALMFVDKGEGEILRNTRLFLIGNSLFYIPLVFVNAVRFMIQGLGYSRLAIIAGVCEMAARSFVGFCLVPVFGYIAVCIASPVAWIAADLFLIPAYRHVMKNLNQLFYGRSRATDAAQ; this comes from the coding sequence ATGGCCGCAAATGTGACAAAGGATATGACGGAAGGCTCCCCGGTAAAACTGATACTGGGATTTTTCATCCCCATGCTGTGCGGACTGCTGTTCCAGCAGCTGTACAATATGGCGGACACCATCATCGTGGGCAAGTGCCTGGGGGTTAAGGCCCTGGCAGCGGTGGGTTCCACCGGCTCCATCAACTTTATGATTATCGGTTTCTGCCTGGGTGTATGCAGCGGTTTTGCCATTCCGGTGGCCCAGAAATTCGGAGAAAAGAACGAAAAAGCGCTCAGACGGTTTGTGGCCAACAGCGCATGGCTGGCAGTCCTGTTTTCAGCGGTCATGACCGTGGCCGTGTGCCTGTTATGCCGCAACATCCTGGAGCTGATGCAGACGCCGGAGGATATTATTGATGGGGCCTACAGCTATATCTTTGTGATATTCCTGGGCATTCCGGCCACCTATCTCTATAACCTGCTGTCCTGCACCATACGTTCCCTGGGAGACAGCACCACCCCCCTGATTTTTCTGGTGTTCTCCTCTGTGGTGAATGTGGCCCTGGACTTCTTTACGATTCTGGTCCTCAAGATGGGCGTGTCAGGGGCTGCCTGGGCCACCATCACGGCCCAGGCAGTGTCGGGAATCCTGTGCCTGTTTTATATGAGAAAGAAATTCGACATCCTTAAAATGAATGATGACGAGTGGAGGCCGGATGCCCATTACATGAAGATTCTGTGCAACATGGGAATTCCCATGGGACTGCAGTATTCCATCACCGCCATAGGAAGCGTAATCCTCCAGACCGCAGTCAATTCACTGGGATCCATGGCGGTGGCTGCTGTGACGGCAGGCAGTAAAATCAGCATGTTCTTCTGCTGCCCCTTTGACGCCCTGGGATCCACCATGGCCACCTACGGCGGACAGAATGTGGGCGCCAGGAAGCTGGACCGTATTGATCAGGGGCTGAAGGCAGGGGCTGTCATGGGCTGCGTCTATGCCGTCATAGCCTTTGCGGTGCTCTGTATCTTTGGACAATGGATTGCACTTATGTTCGTGGATAAGGGGGAAGGGGAAATCCTGAGGAACACGCGGCTGTTCCTCATCGGCAACAGCCTGTTCTATATTCCGCTGGTGTTTGTCAACGCGGTGCGGTTCATGATTCAGGGGCTCGGATATTCCAGGCTGGCCATTATTGCCGGTGTATGCGAGATGGCGGCGCGCTCCTTTGTAGGCTTCTGCCTGGTCCCTGTGTTTGGTTACATAGCAGTGTGCATCGCCAGCCCTGTGGCCTGGATCGCCGCGGATCTGTTTCTCATACCGGCTTACCGCCATGTGATGAAGAACCTGAACCAGCTTTTTTATGGCAGGAGCAGGGCCACAGACGCTGCACAATGA
- a CDS encoding L,D-transpeptidase family protein: MRKLRKRTWMGRLAAALTAAAVLVLAGAFVSLADESGDTTRFVSGTKVNGVGVGGLTVDEAKARIEGFYAGEYNLTIKERGGRQETITGADIGYKVEVPEGLKAILDAQNAAGRVSGPDADNSHTMAMTVTYSQEAMGAKIKALTLISGSGITVTSDARISSYEEGQPFSVIPAVQGNNVDEAKTTEVITAAVKAGQSSVDVDSAGCYYQVNIWETDENLIALCARMNQYRDMSVNYVFGDEKETLGGETIAAWVTGSQDGVPTVDLEKITAFVTEMASRRDTAGTARIFHTAAGKDVELTGPYGWKIDVAGEVQALAALIQAGPAAGPVDREPVYAMTAASRTAPDWGNTYAEVDLTGQHVYMFQEGNLVWDAPCVTGNISKNYDTPAGIYSLTYKEKDRILRGAKKADGTYEYESHVDYWMPFNGGIGFHDATWRSKFGGTIFQTSGSHGCINLPPEKASVLYDLIYKGMPVLCYQ; this comes from the coding sequence ATGCGGAAGTTAAGGAAGAGGACATGGATGGGAAGGCTGGCCGCGGCTTTGACGGCAGCGGCTGTGCTTGTGCTGGCAGGGGCGTTTGTGTCCCTGGCGGATGAGAGCGGAGATACAACCCGCTTTGTATCCGGTACAAAGGTCAACGGCGTGGGCGTGGGCGGACTGACCGTGGATGAGGCCAAGGCCAGAATCGAAGGTTTTTATGCCGGTGAATACAATCTCACCATTAAGGAGAGAGGCGGACGCCAGGAAACCATAACAGGTGCGGACATCGGTTACAAGGTGGAGGTTCCCGAGGGACTTAAGGCTATACTGGATGCGCAGAACGCAGCCGGACGTGTCTCAGGACCGGATGCGGATAACTCCCATACCATGGCCATGACAGTGACCTACAGCCAGGAGGCCATGGGGGCAAAGATTAAGGCTCTGACCCTGATAAGCGGCTCCGGCATCACAGTCACTTCCGATGCCCGCATATCCTCCTATGAGGAGGGACAGCCTTTTTCCGTCATACCGGCTGTCCAGGGAAATAATGTGGACGAGGCCAAGACCACGGAGGTGATTACCGCTGCTGTAAAAGCAGGGCAGAGCTCTGTGGATGTGGACAGCGCAGGCTGTTATTACCAGGTAAATATATGGGAGACAGATGAGAACCTTATCGCCTTGTGCGCCCGCATGAACCAGTACCGGGACATGAGCGTCAATTATGTGTTTGGCGATGAGAAGGAGACTCTTGGCGGTGAGACCATTGCCGCCTGGGTCACAGGAAGCCAGGACGGGGTGCCGACGGTTGACTTGGAGAAAATCACAGCCTTTGTGACAGAGATGGCGTCCAGAAGGGATACGGCCGGAACCGCCCGCATATTCCATACAGCCGCGGGCAAAGATGTGGAGCTGACGGGCCCCTACGGCTGGAAAATAGATGTGGCAGGCGAGGTACAGGCCCTGGCAGCCCTGATTCAGGCCGGCCCCGCAGCCGGTCCTGTGGACAGGGAACCTGTATACGCCATGACGGCCGCCAGCCGCACGGCCCCTGACTGGGGCAACACGTATGCGGAGGTGGACCTGACAGGACAGCACGTATACATGTTCCAGGAAGGAAACCTGGTGTGGGACGCGCCCTGTGTCACGGGTAATATATCCAAGAATTATGACACGCCCGCAGGCATTTACAGCCTGACCTACAAGGAAAAGGACAGGATACTGAGGGGAGCCAAGAAGGCGGACGGAACCTATGAGTACGAGAGCCATGTGGATTACTGGATGCCCTTTAACGGGGGCATTGGTTTCCATGACGCCACATGGAGAAGCAAATTCGGCGGCACCATCTTCCAGACCAGCGGAAGTCATGGCTGTATAAACCTTCCGCCGGAGAAAGCCAGCGTGCTCTATGACTTAATATATAAGGGCATGCCTGTGCTCTGCTACCAATAA
- a CDS encoding peptidylprolyl isomerase gives MKKWMCICAAAVLAVSALTGCGTSAGAATTAARTEASKEEAAKAEAVKKETTKTSEASEEAGDTASEEIQAAAGKHHVKINVKDYGTISVELYGDEAPITVANFLKLAKDGFYDGLTFHRIISGFMIQGGDPLGTGMGGSDQEIKGEFSNNGVENPLSHTRGAISMARSQIKDSASSQFFIVHEDSTFLDGDYACFGYVTEGMEVVDAICEDTKVEDNNGSVAKANQPVIESIEVVD, from the coding sequence ATGAAAAAATGGATGTGTATATGTGCGGCAGCTGTACTGGCGGTTTCAGCCCTGACCGGATGCGGCACCAGCGCAGGGGCAGCCACTACAGCGGCGCGGACTGAGGCGTCCAAGGAAGAGGCGGCCAAGGCAGAGGCGGTTAAAAAAGAGACAACCAAGACATCGGAGGCTTCAGAGGAAGCCGGGGATACAGCTTCGGAGGAAATTCAGGCAGCGGCAGGAAAACACCATGTGAAGATTAACGTAAAGGACTATGGAACCATTTCCGTGGAGCTTTACGGGGACGAGGCTCCCATCACGGTGGCTAACTTCCTGAAGCTGGCAAAGGACGGTTTCTATGACGGACTTACCTTTCACCGCATCATAAGCGGTTTCATGATTCAGGGCGGCGACCCGTTAGGCACAGGTATGGGCGGTTCTGACCAGGAAATCAAAGGCGAGTTTTCCAACAACGGAGTGGAGAACCCGCTGTCCCACACCAGGGGAGCTATTTCCATGGCGCGCTCCCAGATAAAGGACAGCGCCAGTTCCCAGTTCTTCATTGTGCATGAGGACAGCACATTCCTGGATGGGGATTACGCCTGTTTCGGATATGTGACAGAGGGCATGGAGGTAGTGGATGCCATCTGTGAGGACACAAAGGTGGAAGACAATAACGGTTCCGTGGCAAAGGCCAACCAGCCTGTCATCGAGAGCATAGAGGTAGTGGACTGA
- the cytX gene encoding putative hydroxymethylpyrimidine transporter CytX: MREKMRMKEKGTSVSANSLIWFGAGVSIAEILTGTYLAPLGFGKGLAAIVLGHVIGCMLLFVAGLIGGHTRRSSMETVKMSFGQKGSLLFCGLNVLQLVGWTSIMIYDGGLAANGIYDAGLWAWCLVIGGLILVWLLIGIRNLGKINTAAMTALFVLTLILCRVIFTGNVEPSAEAGGSLSFGAAVELSVAMPLSWLPLISDYTREAERPFGATAASAVVYGLVSCFMYVIGMGAAIYTGDYDISVIMVKAGLGAAGLLIIVLSTVTTTFLDAYSAGVSSVSITHRIKEKWAAVAVTIIGTAAAMVYPMDNITDFLYLIGSVFAPMIAIQIADYFIIRQDHEAEAANLPNLVIWLAGFVIYRILMRVDTPVGSTLPDMAATVVLCVVCSRVTVAVRAFPGRKNVTKV, encoded by the coding sequence ATGAGGGAAAAGATGAGAATGAAGGAAAAGGGAACCTCCGTATCTGCCAACAGCCTTATATGGTTTGGGGCAGGAGTATCCATAGCCGAGATACTGACAGGCACATATCTGGCGCCTCTGGGATTTGGAAAGGGGCTGGCAGCCATTGTGCTGGGTCATGTGATTGGCTGCATGCTGCTGTTTGTGGCGGGGCTTATTGGCGGGCATACCAGGCGAAGCTCCATGGAAACAGTGAAGATGAGCTTTGGACAGAAAGGAAGCCTGCTGTTTTGCGGACTCAACGTCCTGCAGCTGGTGGGCTGGACCTCCATCATGATTTATGACGGCGGTCTGGCTGCTAACGGTATTTATGACGCGGGACTGTGGGCATGGTGTCTTGTGATTGGCGGTCTGATTCTGGTGTGGCTTTTAATTGGAATCAGGAACCTGGGAAAAATCAATACGGCAGCCATGACGGCTCTGTTTGTACTGACTCTCATTTTGTGCCGGGTTATATTTACAGGTAACGTGGAGCCGTCCGCGGAGGCAGGCGGTTCCCTGAGCTTTGGGGCCGCAGTTGAATTGTCCGTGGCCATGCCTCTGTCCTGGCTGCCCCTCATAAGCGATTATACAAGGGAGGCCGAAAGGCCCTTTGGGGCAACGGCGGCCAGCGCCGTGGTTTACGGCCTGGTGAGCTGCTTTATGTATGTCATCGGAATGGGAGCAGCCATTTACACGGGTGATTATGATATATCTGTCATCATGGTCAAGGCGGGGCTGGGAGCGGCAGGTCTTCTCATTATTGTGCTGTCCACCGTGACTACCACGTTCCTGGACGCCTACTCTGCCGGTGTATCCAGCGTATCCATCACACACAGGATTAAGGAAAAATGGGCGGCAGTGGCAGTGACCATCATCGGCACCGCGGCAGCCATGGTATACCCCATGGACAACATTACAGATTTCCTTTATCTGATTGGTTCCGTGTTTGCCCCCATGATTGCCATTCAGATTGCGGATTATTTTATCATCCGGCAGGACCATGAGGCGGAGGCCGCCAATCTGCCAAACCTGGTTATCTGGCTGGCGGGTTTTGTGATTTACCGCATACTGATGCGGGTGGATACGCCTGTGGGAAGCACCCTTCCTGACATGGCGGCCACCGTGGTTCTGTGCGTGGTTTGCAGCCGGGTGACGGTCGCCGTCCGCGCCTTTCCCGGCCGGAAAAATGTGACAAAAGTATGA
- the thiD gene encoding bifunctional hydroxymethylpyrimidine kinase/phosphomethylpyrimidine kinase, giving the protein MKTALTIAGSDSSGGAGIQADIKTMTAHGVYAMSAITALTAQNTTGVTGIMEVTPSFLKEQLDDIFTDIFPDAVKIGMVSSGGLIEAIGDRLAFYRAANVVVDPVMVSTSGSRLISGEAIEALKEVLLPMANLLTPNIPEAEVLSGMEIHNPGDMEKAARAIGESYGCAVLLKGGHQLNDANDLLYRHKKLKWFNGRRIDNPNTHGTGCTLSSAIASNLAKGMDMDLAVERAKVYLSGALEAQLDLGKGSGPMNHGFAIRGEY; this is encoded by the coding sequence ATGAAAACAGCATTAACAATCGCGGGAAGCGATTCCAGCGGAGGCGCCGGCATCCAGGCAGATATCAAGACCATGACCGCTCACGGGGTATACGCCATGAGCGCCATAACGGCATTGACTGCCCAGAATACCACCGGCGTGACAGGAATCATGGAGGTGACTCCATCTTTTTTAAAGGAACAGCTAGACGATATATTTACGGATATCTTCCCGGACGCGGTTAAAATCGGGATGGTTTCCTCCGGCGGCCTGATAGAGGCCATCGGGGACAGGCTGGCGTTTTACAGGGCAGCCAATGTGGTGGTGGACCCGGTGATGGTATCCACCAGCGGTTCCCGGCTCATCAGCGGGGAGGCCATAGAGGCGCTGAAGGAAGTCCTTCTTCCCATGGCAAACCTGCTGACCCCCAATATCCCGGAGGCAGAGGTGCTGTCAGGAATGGAGATACATAATCCCGGTGACATGGAGAAGGCGGCAAGGGCCATCGGGGAGAGCTATGGCTGCGCCGTACTCCTTAAGGGCGGCCACCAGCTCAATGATGCCAATGATCTGCTGTACCGGCATAAGAAACTGAAATGGTTTAACGGCAGGCGGATTGACAACCCCAATACCCATGGGACAGGCTGTACCCTGTCCAGCGCCATTGCCTCCAATCTGGCCAAGGGCATGGATATGGACCTGGCTGTGGAGCGCGCCAAGGTATATCTCTCAGGCGCGCTGGAAGCGCAGCTGGACCTGGGAAAAGGAAGCGGACCAATGAACCATGGATTTGCCATCCGGGGCGAGTATTAA
- the ltrA gene encoding group II intron reverse transcriptase/maturase has protein sequence MDTSSLMEQILSRDNLNAAYLQVVRNKGAAGVDGMTVEELGAYLSENGENIKEQLRTRKYKPKPVRRVEIPKPDGGTRNLGVPTAVDRFVQQAVAQVLTPIFEEQFHDHSYGFRPKRCAQQAVLKALEMMNDGHNWIVDIDLAKFFDTVDHDKLMTIFGRTIKDGDVISVVRKILVSGVMIDDEYEDTVVGTPQGGNISPLLANIMLNELDKELEARRLDFVRYADDLIIMVGSRQAAERVMKSVARFIEEKLGLKVNAEKSRVDKPKGIKYLGFGFYYDSFAKGYKARPHPKAAAKFKAQMKKYTSRSWGVGNGYKIGKLNRLIRGWINYFKIGSMKRLCAKMDGQIRYRLRMCIWKHWKTPKNREKNLIKLGLPPNAAHGISYAKGYARVCRSWNLHICISKERLAKFGLVSMEDYYAEKAVTC, from the coding sequence ATGGACACAAGCAGTCTCATGGAGCAGATATTAAGCAGGGATAATCTAAATGCGGCGTATCTGCAAGTCGTAAGGAATAAAGGAGCGGCAGGCGTGGACGGGATGACCGTTGAAGAACTTGGCGCATATCTTTCGGAAAACGGCGAAAACATTAAGGAACAGTTGCGGACGAGGAAGTATAAGCCGAAGCCAGTCCGCAGGGTGGAGATACCCAAACCCGATGGTGGTACAAGAAATCTTGGAGTGCCAACAGCAGTAGACCGCTTTGTACAGCAGGCGGTGGCACAGGTGCTTACCCCGATATTTGAGGAGCAGTTTCACGACCACAGCTATGGATTCAGACCCAAGCGGTGTGCACAGCAGGCAGTCCTTAAAGCATTGGAAATGATGAATGACGGACACAACTGGATAGTGGATATCGACCTAGCGAAATTCTTTGACACAGTAGACCATGACAAGCTGATGACGATTTTCGGACGGACAATAAAGGACGGAGATGTCATATCGGTGGTAAGAAAGATTCTGGTCAGCGGCGTAATGATTGATGATGAGTATGAAGATACGGTAGTCGGCACACCGCAGGGTGGAAATATCTCGCCGCTGTTAGCAAATATCATGTTAAATGAGCTGGACAAAGAACTGGAAGCAAGGAGGCTGGATTTCGTCCGGTATGCAGATGACCTTATTATAATGGTCGGGAGCAGACAGGCGGCAGAGCGGGTAATGAAGAGCGTGGCTCGGTTTATAGAGGAAAAGCTTGGACTGAAAGTGAACGCGGAAAAGAGCAGGGTTGATAAACCAAAGGGCATTAAGTATCTGGGGTTTGGATTTTACTATGACTCATTTGCCAAAGGGTACAAAGCCAGACCACACCCGAAAGCGGCAGCAAAGTTCAAGGCGCAGATGAAGAAATATACAAGCAGGAGCTGGGGAGTGGGCAATGGTTATAAAATTGGGAAACTCAACCGGCTTATCCGAGGGTGGATAAATTATTTCAAAATCGGAAGCATGAAAAGGCTGTGCGCAAAAATGGACGGACAGATTCGGTATCGACTGCGCATGTGCATATGGAAACACTGGAAAACGCCAAAGAACAGGGAAAAGAATCTTATCAAACTTGGTCTGCCGCCAAATGCGGCACATGGCATTTCATATGCCAAAGGATATGCCAGAGTGTGCAGAAGCTGGAATCTCCACATTTGTATCAGTAAAGAGAGACTAGCTAAGTTTGGTCTTGTATCCATGGAAGACTACTACGCCGAAAAGGCTGTTACATGTTAA
- a CDS encoding GHKL domain-containing protein codes for MNDAACTVFVNLINLAVRMMPIFVCLEPKHRDRENIAAISVYLWVIMISMESVFHISPQVFFVFRGIFSCLYFLVLLIFFKGTLLKKGFLYISAWLFAVLSTSLNEFASWILKGHVSLTYGQICVAVSLLWACGFYVFVRFWLRDRVNRLFDQLSRRSCSLLLTYPSVSLFILFIGNNTIFSSRSLAVRGLEDVLFYLALCVMILVLYVLILSSTLEIMCRRRTEEELQFARQLISQQREHYNQTLDYIEQVRIIKHDFRHHIHALLNMDRGERTHYLMNLKRELDMTAEMVFCQNQAVNGLLQEYAARARQDGVEFTARVDLSAHVPVDDLTLCIVIGNLLENAMEACRRLTGHRFILVRVRWLDGHLMMLVENSYNGQIKKNGSRILSSKRDGGLGILSIKRILNQPGDEFDVDYNDTTFTAMVKIVDRALG; via the coding sequence ATGAACGATGCAGCGTGTACTGTTTTTGTGAATCTGATCAATCTGGCCGTGCGCATGATGCCCATTTTTGTGTGCCTGGAGCCGAAACACAGGGACAGGGAGAACATAGCAGCCATATCCGTTTATCTGTGGGTCATCATGATATCCATGGAATCCGTATTCCATATCAGCCCCCAGGTCTTTTTTGTGTTCCGGGGCATATTTTCCTGTCTTTACTTTCTGGTGCTCCTTATTTTTTTTAAGGGAACCCTGCTTAAGAAAGGATTCCTGTACATTTCCGCATGGCTGTTCGCGGTCCTGTCCACATCGCTGAATGAGTTTGCGTCCTGGATATTAAAGGGGCATGTGTCCCTGACATACGGACAGATCTGTGTGGCGGTATCCCTGCTGTGGGCCTGCGGATTTTATGTGTTTGTACGGTTTTGGCTGAGGGACAGGGTTAACCGTCTCTTTGACCAGTTATCCAGGCGATCCTGTTCCCTGCTGCTGACATATCCGTCTGTTTCCCTGTTCATCCTTTTCATTGGGAACAATACCATATTTTCATCCCGTTCCCTGGCCGTGCGCGGACTGGAGGACGTGCTGTTCTATCTGGCGCTGTGCGTTATGATACTGGTGCTGTACGTGCTGATTTTGAGCAGCACCCTGGAAATCATGTGCCGCCGCAGGACCGAGGAGGAGCTGCAGTTTGCCAGGCAGCTCATCAGCCAGCAGAGGGAGCATTATAACCAGACTCTGGATTATATTGAACAGGTGCGCATCATCAAGCATGATTTCCGCCATCATATCCACGCTCTTCTGAACATGGACCGGGGCGAGCGGACCCATTACCTGATGAACCTGAAGAGGGAGCTGGATATGACGGCTGAGATGGTGTTCTGCCAGAACCAGGCCGTAAACGGACTTTTGCAGGAGTATGCCGCCAGGGCAAGGCAGGATGGGGTGGAGTTCACAGCCAGGGTGGACTTATCCGCCCATGTGCCAGTGGATGATTTGACTCTGTGCATTGTCATCGGAAACCTGCTGGAAAACGCCATGGAAGCATGCCGCCGCCTGACGGGACATCGGTTCATCCTGGTCCGGGTCAGATGGCTGGACGGCCACCTTATGATGCTGGTGGAAAATTCCTATAACGGACAGATTAAGAAGAACGGAAGCAGGATTCTGTCCAGCAAAAGGGATGGCGGGCTGGGTATACTGAGCATTAAGCGCATCCTGAACCAGCCGGGGGACGAGTTCGATGTGGATTACAATGACACCACCTTTACGGCCATGGTGAAAATCGTGGACAGGGCCCTGGGATAG
- a CDS encoding LytR/AlgR family response regulator transcription factor → MYNVAVCDDTEEERLQAAEYAGRFFDREGIEVRIETYASGRELLESDREYDLYLLDVLMPGMSGIDTAQALAEAKGHPVVVFITSSLESAVEGYRVEAAGFILKPVEEESFWATMERVVRRRLGVKKAVLPVVHNRVNVELPLERLAWFENRLHRVFVKLADGEILSVNQKLSELQLVLEPHSQFLRCHQSYLVNLDYVDKLEDSCFYMKDGQMIPISRNFYKQSKNAYYHYRLK, encoded by the coding sequence ATGTATAATGTGGCTGTCTGTGACGATACAGAAGAGGAGCGCCTTCAGGCGGCGGAATATGCCGGACGGTTTTTTGACCGGGAAGGCATTGAGGTCCGCATAGAAACATATGCATCAGGAAGGGAGCTTCTGGAGTCGGACAGGGAGTATGATTTGTATCTTCTGGATGTGCTGATGCCCGGAATGAGCGGCATTGACACCGCACAAGCACTGGCGGAAGCCAAGGGCCATCCGGTGGTGGTATTCATCACCTCTTCCCTGGAATCAGCCGTGGAGGGATACCGAGTGGAGGCGGCGGGATTTATCTTAAAGCCCGTGGAGGAGGAGAGCTTTTGGGCCACCATGGAGCGTGTGGTGAGGCGCAGACTGGGAGTGAAGAAGGCTGTTCTGCCCGTGGTACATAACCGTGTAAATGTGGAGCTTCCCCTGGAGCGCCTGGCCTGGTTCGAGAACAGGCTTCACCGCGTTTTTGTGAAACTGGCGGATGGGGAAATACTGTCCGTCAACCAGAAGCTGTCCGAGCTGCAGCTGGTTCTGGAACCCCATTCCCAGTTCCTGCGCTGCCACCAGAGTTACCTTGTGAATCTGGACTATGTGGATAAGCTGGAGGATTCCTGTTTTTACATGAAGGATGGGCAGATGATTCCCATATCCAGGAATTTTTATAAACAGAGTAAGAATGCCTACTACCATTACCGGCTGAAATGA